A window of Littorina saxatilis isolate snail1 linkage group LG7, US_GU_Lsax_2.0, whole genome shotgun sequence contains these coding sequences:
- the LOC138970202 gene encoding uncharacterized protein, protein MGEPLDVVDSTPDSLAPSATGAPGHDSHPDFDVDDFLRDKNLAFTSRLAPTVAYIVVLSAVGLVCNTIVFVVFYRRFKPSVTRTYILAMSVCDLLSNALFLPTDVVEIRFHATFYAAWACKLSRSVRGLLTFFSAAMLVAVALDRQRTICSRTGMHSPTQAAFRRVYISLVLCGVASLAFTAPYAVLPGAKTVRFAGSNVTGVTCAIQDQHRLSSFALVYNVVTFVGFVICVVIMSVSYGRIAHFLWLQRKARRLREDNVGLRAGNVQPKSVNVISKDSTLIQTFLSTCSATEGGEVTSLQPNVESSPNISLMSLTTDDTETKPTAASTSSYLSIEPNDGSRSKARSSPNISTAANDPHATYYPSNPSTTERSNSLQNKVTPSQTQITLANDLNTDTDLGPNNSNITNNKVIPSRSLVTQTNDLTAATPKSGEEEWSDNNKGASSLSVAAPIVDFPARTFSKPSKIEGLSSNKMTPSPEGATPVKDLSANSSSKPGKIEGACFNKKVTFSPVSAPMKQIPARTTLMLFVLTALYVVNYLPYLVMSILDALDNTTLDQLDINIANICWRSFFLNSVVNPFVYNFCNSRFRQECRAFVCRRQS, encoded by the coding sequence ATGGGAGAACCACTCGACGTTGTCGACTCCACGCCTGACTCTCTTGCTCCTTCTGCAACGGGTGCACCAGGCCATGATAGTCATCCAGACTTTGACGTGGACGATTTCCTGCGTGACAAGAACCTTGCCTTTACCTCTCGCCTGGCGCCGACAGTGGCCTACATTGTTGTACTCTCCGCCGTAGGCCTGGTGTGCAACACCATCGTCTTCGTCGTGTTCTACAGGAGGTTCAAACCCAGCGTCACCAGGACCTACATCCTGGCCATGAGCGTGTGCGACCTGCTGAGCAACGCTCTCTTCCTGCCCACTGACGTCGTGGAGATCCGTTTCCACGCCACCTTCTACGCTGCCTGGGCCTGCAAGCTGTCACGCTCGGTGCGGGGACTCCTCACTTTCTTCTCCGCTGCTATGCTGGTCGCTGTGGCCTTGGATCGCCAGAGAACCATTTGCTCGAGGACCGGCATGCACTCACCGACGCAGGCCGCTTTCAGGAGGGTGTATATTTCCTTGGTCCTGTGCGGCGTTGCCTCGCTCGCCTTCACTGCGCCTTATGCGGTCCTCCCAGGCGCTAAGACGGTTAGGTTCGCCGGTAGCAACGTGACGGGGGTGACCTGCGCCATCCAGGACCAGCACAGACTCTCCTCGTTCGCCCTCGTTTACAACGTCGTCACTTTCGTTGGATTCGTCATCTGTGTCGTCATCATGAGCGTGTCTTACGGCAGGATTGCTCACTTCCTGTGGCTGCAAAGGAAAGCTAGGAGACTGAGGGAAGACAATGTCGGTTTGAGAGCGGGAAACGTGCAGCCGAAATCCGTCAACGTGATTTCTAAAGATTCCACGCTTATTCAAACATTCCTGTCAACGTGTTCCGCCACAGAGGGAGGAGAGGTTACTTCTTTGCAGCCAAATGTCGAATCAAGTCCCAACATAAGCTTGATGTCTTTGACAACAGACGATACTGAAACAAAGCCCACTGCCGCTAGCACCTCATCGTATCTTTCTATTGAGCCAAACGACGGATCACGCTCTAAAGCTAGGTCTTCACCAAACATCTCCACTGCTGCAAATGACCCTCACGCGACGTACTATCCTTCAAATCCAAGCACAACTGAAAGGTCCAACAGCTTACAGAACAAGGTGACACCTTCGCAAACACAGATAACTTTAGCTAATGAtctaaacacagacacagacctaGGACCAAACAACAGTAACATTACCAACAACAAAGTAATACCTTCCCGATCACTGGTCACCCAGACAAATGATCTTACAGCTGCTACCCCAAAGTCAGGCGAAGAAGAATGGTCAGACAACAACAAGGGGGCATCTTCGCTAAGCGTAGCCGCTCCTATCGTTGACTTTCCAGCTCGTACATTTTCAAAGCCAAGCAAAATCGAAGGGCTAAGTTCCAACAAGATGACTCCATCGCCAGAGGGTGCCACTCCAGTCAAGGATCTTTCCGCCAATTCTTCTTCGAAGCCCGGAAAAATAGAAGGCGCATGCTTCAATAAGAAAGTGACGTTTTCTCCAGTGTCTGCTCCAATGAAGCAGATCCCAGCTCGGACCACTCTCATGCTGTTCGTACTGACCGCCCTCTACGTGGTCAACTACCTCCCCTACCTTGTCATGTCCATTTTGGACGCTCTGGACAACACCACACTGGACCAACTGGACATCAACATTGCTAACATTTGCTGGAGGTCGTTCTTTCTAAACAGCGTGGTCAACCCTTTTGTCTACAACTTCTGCAACAGCAGGTTTCGCCAGGAGTGCCGCGCATTTGTCTGCAGACGACAATCATAG
- the LOC138971478 gene encoding potassium voltage-gated channel subfamily A member 1-like, with the protein MEVAMAGLEGNGGPVAHYRDSYQKPLLSLSNLPNSRSYPKLSDEDNVNLDDGMGPPGSGSDYDCCERVVINVSGLRFETQLQTLQQFPDTLLGSPQKRNRYYDPLRNEYFFDRNRPSFDAILYFYQSGGRLRRPVNVPIDVFSEEIKFYELGEHAFERYREDEGFIKEEEKPLPQNEFQRRVWLLFEYPESSTAARLIAIFSVVIILLSIVIFCLETLPDFKHYRVMNATNNITGDSLQEDDIPKFNEPFFIIETCCIIWFTFELMVRFASCPEKLGFFKNIMNCIDIIAIIPYFITLGTVVADESKSNNQAMSLAILRVIRLVRVFRIFKLSRHSKGLQILGQTLKASMRELGLLIFFLFIGVILFSSAVYFAEADADQTHFRSIPDAFWWAVVTMTTVGYGDMRPIGVWGKLVGSLCAIAGVLTIALPVPVIVSNFNYFYHREGEGGDKGTYKHVQSCPNYPEKKGSIDSDCGSDIMEMEEGNSVSLTDKTKENHAVKANNPTSANNFGMETDV; encoded by the exons ATGGAAGTGGCTATGGCAGGGTTGGAGGGCAACGGGGGCCCAGTTGCGCACTACCGAGACAGCTACCAGAAACCGCTGCTCTCACTCTCTAACCTTCCCAATTCCAGGTCCTATCCAAAGCTGTCCGACGAAGACAATGTTAATCTGGACGATGGGATGGGCCCACCCGGGAG CGGGAGCGACTATGACTGCTGTGAGCGGGTAGTGATCAACGTCAGCGGTCTGAGGTTCGAGACGCAGCTGCAAACACTACAACAATTTCCAGATACGCTCCTCGGAAGCCCACAAAAACGAAATCGCTACTATGACCCCCTTCGGAACGAATACTTCTTCGACAGGAATCGCCCTAGTTTCGATGCAATACTCTACTTCTACCAAAGTGGAGGAAGGCTGAGGAGACCTGTGAATGTGCCAATAGATGTGTTTTCTGAAGAGATCAAGTTCTATGAGCTTGGGGAGCATGCATTCGAGAGGTACCGAGAGGATGAAGGATTTATTAAAGAAGAGGAGAAGCCACTTCCACAAAATGAGTTTCAAAGGCGGGTATGGCTACTCTTTGAATATCCAGAAAGCTCAACTGCAGCCAGACTGATTGCCATTTTTTCTGTGGTGATCATCTTACTGTCCATTGTGATATTCTGTTTGGAGACATTACCAGATTTCAAACACTACCGAGTGATGAATGCTACAAACAACATTACTGGAGATTCATTACAAGAAGATGACATCCCCAAATTCAATGAACCCTTTTTCATCATTGAGACTTGTTGCATCATCTGGTTTACGTTTGAATTAATGGTTCGGTTTGCTTCCTGTCCAGAGAAGTTGGGCTTCTTTAAAAACATTATGAATTGCATTGACATCATTGCCATCATTCCATACTTTATCACCCTTGGCACAGTTGTGGCAGATGAGAGCAAGAGCAATAACCAAGCAATGTCTTTGGCTATTTTGAGGGTCATCAGGCTAGTGCGAGTGTTTCGAATCTTCAAATTGTCAAGACATTCAAAGGGACTGCAAATCCTGGGACAGACACTGAAAGCTAGTATGCGAGAACTGGGATTGCTGATATTCTTCCTGTTCATAGGAGTAATCTTGTTTTCCAGTGCAGTGTATTTTGCAGAGGCTGATGCTGACCAGACACATTTCAGAAGTATTCCAGATGCTTTCTGGTGGGCAGTCGTTACCATGACAACTGTGGGTTATGGAGACATGAGACCTATAGGTGTGTGGGGGAAATTGGTGGGCTCCCTCTGTGCAATTGCTGGTGTGCTTACAATCGCGTTGCCAGTTCCTGTCATAGTGTCAAACTTCAATTACTTCTATCATCGAGAAGGTGAAGGTGGTGATAAAGGAACGTACAAGCATGTCCAATCTTGTCCAAACTACCCTGAAAAGAAAGGCTCTATTGATTCAGATTGTGGCTCAGATATAATGGAAATGGAGGAAGGAAACAGTGTGTCACTAACAGACAAGACAAAAGAAAATCATGCAGTAAAAGCAAACAATCCCACAAGCGCCAATAATTTTGGAATGGAAACCGATGTATGA
- the LOC138970201 gene encoding D(2) dopamine receptor A-like: MTSEQTVAIETSLENVTTAVAATNSSFPVTVPDAIKNGFATLFYLQAFLTAVGNVFVLYVLCRSGLHRRTPSAGLAINIAVSDILLAAALMLQACLLVHDKATSSGGWCLSYALLMAFSSLAVQLSLLLVVAERFISIKFPFHYSRLVKPRAVVLAVCVVWVYSLLIVLLSIHPVFIHEDTAPVCLAGDVLDRNYVLLLVIHYLVITLVSLLANLSVTAIACRQNAIVRAARMGVVTSPKPPSAQCQGTGDSVFSSGHEEEPRNDSVARVASSPQVPPSGGSVFPSGYEEVQRDKCLTKGSTSSLSTTSSKETSGIWMQAPRTSETSSRTEQPTKPTRPKPQQSKGSFQASFWRSIRLLKHSGLLALLFSLSWLPFVVVELLELAGFPRTLLERKLAQMFIFITPVSNPLIYVWGNVKFRKVFTKFCTRRSTRVVPAVRTTVDKGSTWTSSHM, translated from the exons atgacTTCAGAACAAACAGTAGCCATAGAAACGTCGCTAGAAAACGTCACAACCGCAGTGGCAGCGACAAACAGCAGCTTTCCAGTTACAGTGCCAGACGCCATCAAGAACGGCTTCGCCACTCTCTTCTACCTGCAAGCCTTTCTCACCGCTGTGGGCAACGTCTTCGTGCTCTACGTCCTCTGCAG atCTGGCCTTCACAGAAGGACGCCCTCAGCCGGTCTGGCCATCAACATTGCCGTGTCGGACATTCTGCTTGCCGCTGCTCTGATGCTGCAAGCTTGCCTGTTGGTGCACGACAAAGCCACGTCTAGCGGGGGGTGGTGTCTGTCCTACGCTCTCCTCATGGCCTTCAGCTCTCTGGCCGTCCAG CTGTCCCTCTTACTGGTGGTGGCCGAGCGGTTCATCTCCATCAAGTTCCCCTTCCACTACAGCAGGCTGGTCAAACCTCGCGCCGTCGTTCTGGCCGTGTGTGTCGTGTGGGTCTACTCGCTCCTCATTGTTCTCCTCTCTATCCACCCTGTCTTCATCCACGAGGACACGGCTCCTGTCTGTCTG GCTGGCGATGTTCTGGACAGAAACTACGTACTGCTATTGGTCATCCACTACCTGGTCATCACGCTGGTCAGTCTGCTGGCCAACCTGTCAGTCACTGCCATCGCCTGTCGTCAAAACGCCATAGTCAGGGCCGCCAGGATGGGCGTGGTCACTTCGCCCAAGCCTCCTTCTGCGCAGTGTCAAGGAACGGGCGATTCAGTGTTCTCCTCTGGCCATGAGGAAGAACCGCGAAATGACAGTGTAGCAAGAGTGGCATCTTCCCCTCAAGTACCCCCCTCGGGCGGTTCAGTGTTCCCCTCTGGCTATGAAGAAGTTCAGCGAGATAAATGTTTAACCAAG GGATCTACGTCATCGCTAAGCACAACCTCTAGTAAAGAAACCTCAGGGATATGGATGCAGGCACCCCGTACATCAGAAACCTCGTCCAGAACAGAACAACCCACGAAGCCCACCAGACCCAAACCCCAGCAGAGCAAGGGTTCGTTCCAGGCGAGCTTTTGGCGTTCGATCAGGCTGCTGAAGCACTCTGGGCTCTTGGCGCTGCTCTTTAGCCTGTCCTGGCTGCCCTTTGTGGTGGTGGAGCTGCTCGAGTTGGCTGGCTTTCCCCGCACCTTGCTGGAGAGGAAGTTGGCACAAATGTTTATCTTCATTACCCCGGTCAGCAACCCGCTGATCTATGTGTGGGGCAACGTCAAGTTCAGGAAAGTGTTCACCAAATTCTGCACTAGGAGGTCGACCAGGGTGGTTCCTGCTGTTCGCACGACTGTGGATAAGGGTTCTACATGGACTAGCTCTCACATGTAG